The nucleotide sequence CAACATCATTGATCTTCTCGATTTGATGGCGACGACAGGCTATGTCGCCAATATCGAACGGGGGCCGGGGCGGCATGGGATCTCGAATGCCTTTTTTCTCTATATCCTCGATCCCGATGGCCACCGGATTGAAATCTATTGCTCGGACTATCAGACCGTCGATCCCGATCTTGAGCCGATCAAATGGGATCTGACCGATCCCCAGCGCCAGACCCTCTGGGGCGCAGCCGCGCCCGAGAGCTGGTTCAAGAACGGCAGCCCCTTTGTCGGTGTCGAAACACGCGCGCCCCAGATCACCGCAAGCCCGATCATCGCCCCGTAGGAGCCATATATGGACTGGGATGACTTTTCCCTGTGGAGCAAGCGCATCGCCGATTGGGGCGCGCAGTACCACAAGACCTTGCGCCAACGCCCGGTGCGCGCACAGACGGTGCCGGGTGCCATCGCCGCTCAGCTGCCCGGCGGCCCGCCGGTGAAGCCCGAACCAATGGCCGATATCCTGAGCGATTTCGAGGACATCGTCATGCCCGGCATGACCCATTGGCAGCATCCGCGCTTCTTTGCGTATTTTCCGGCCAATGCCGCCCCTCCGTCGATGCTGGCCGAACAGCTGGTCAACACGGTCGCGGCGCAATGCATGCTGTGGCAGACCTCTCCGGCGGCGACCGAGGTCGAGGGTCTGATGATCGACTGGATGCGGCAGGCGCTGGGGCTCGACGCGGGATTTACCGGTGTGATCCAGGACAGCGCGTCTTCGGCCACTCTCTCGGCGGTGCTGACGATGCGCGAACGGGCGACCGGTTATACCGGGAACCGTGCGGGACTGTCGGGTAAGGGGCATCTGCGGATCTATTGCTCGGATCAGGTACATTCCTCGATTGACCGTGCGGCATGGGTCGCGGGTATCGGGCAGGACAATCTGGTCAAGATTGCGGGTACCGGACCGCGCTACGCGATGGATGCGGGTGCGCTGGATCGGGCGATCCGCGCGGATCTTGACGCGGGCCACACCCCGGCGGGGCTGATTGCGATTACCGGGGGCACCGGAGTGGGTGCGTGTGACGATCTTGCCGCGGTGCTGCGCGTGGCCCTCGCGCACGGGCTCTATACCCATCTGGATGCCGCCTGGGCTGGATCAGCGATGATCTGCCCCGAAATCCGTGCGAAATTCTGGCGTGGTGTGGACGGTTTCGACAGCATCGTGTTCAACCCGCACAAATGGCTTGGCGCGCAATTCGATTGCTCGATCCAGTTCCTGCGCGACGCTGCCCCGCAGCTCAACACGCTCAAGATCGAGCCGGAGTACCTCAAGACGTCGGGCGATGTGGTCACCAACTATTCGGAATGGACAATCCCGCTTGGCCGCCGGTTTCGCGCGCTCAAACTGTGGTTCCTGATCCGCGCCTACGGGCTGGAGGGGCTGCAAGCCCGCATTCGGAACCATATCAACTGGGCCGAAGAACTGTGCGAAAAACTGCGCGCCCTGCCGGGATTCGAAATCACGAGCGAGCCGATTTTCAGCCTGTTCAGCTTCAGGTGTCCGGGGGATGACGCGATGCAGCAACGGCTGGTGGACGCGATCAACGATGACGGGCGCATCTATCTGACCCAAGGCGCGCTTGCCGGTCGGCGCATCATTCGGGTGCAGGTCGGTCAGTTCGACTGTACCCGCGAAGACGTGATGATGGTCAAGACGGTCGTGCGCGACATATGGGAGAAGGTGCAATGAAATTTGCGAGCTACACAAGCAACGGTGAGCGCCACTACGGCGCGGTGACCGACACCGGCATGATTGCGCTGCGACAGGACCATCCGCAGTGGTCAACGCTCTTCGAGGCCGTATGCGCGGGCGGGCTGGGGACACTGGCGCAATCTGCGCAGAGTCGTGCTGTCACGCACACCGATTTCAGCTATGACATGGTGCTGCCAGACGCGCGGCGCATTCTTTGTGTCGGTGTGAATTTCCCCGACCGCAACGCCGAATACAAGGACGGCAGCGCGCAGCCCAAATACATGTCGCTCTTTCCCCGCTTTGCCTCGGGCTTTACCGGCCATGACCGGCCCCTGATCCGCCCGCCCGAAAGTGACCAGCTTGACTACGAGGGGGAGGTTGCCATCGTGATCGGCAAAGGTGGACGGCGCATCGCGCAGGCCGATGCCTACGACCACATCGCGGCGCTGACCCTGTGCAACGAAGGTACGATCCGCGATTGGGTGCGCCACGCAAAATTCAACGTCACACAGGGCAAGAACTGGGATCGTTCCGGCGCGATGGGCCCTTGGCTGGTGCCATTCACCGATGCCGCGCAGCTTGATGACGCGCGCATCATCACCCGCGTGAACGGCGAGGTCCGGCAGGACGATCTGCTGAGCCGCATGATGCATCCCATCCGGCGCGAGATCGAATATATCTCAACCTTCATGACGCTGGCGCCGGGGGATATCATCGTGACCGGCACCCCCACCGGATCAGGTGCGCGGCTGGACCCCCCGCAATTCCTCAAACCCGGCGACACGGTCGAGGTTGAGGTGGCGGGTATCGGTATCCTGCGCAATACCGTCGAGGATGAGGGATGACGCCCGTCGATCACGAACGCGCAGCCGCTGATTTGCTTGAGGCAGAAGCGACCGGCACACAGATCGGGTTGCTGAGCTTGCGCCATCCGGAGATGACGATGGATGACGCCTATGCCATTCAGAATGCTCTCTACCGGGCCAAGCTGGCACAGGGGCGTCGCGTCGTTGGCTGGAAAATCGGACTGACGTCCAAGGCGATGCAGGCC is from Sulfitobacter albidus and encodes:
- a CDS encoding pyridoxal phosphate-dependent decarboxylase family protein, with the translated sequence MDWDDFSLWSKRIADWGAQYHKTLRQRPVRAQTVPGAIAAQLPGGPPVKPEPMADILSDFEDIVMPGMTHWQHPRFFAYFPANAAPPSMLAEQLVNTVAAQCMLWQTSPAATEVEGLMIDWMRQALGLDAGFTGVIQDSASSATLSAVLTMRERATGYTGNRAGLSGKGHLRIYCSDQVHSSIDRAAWVAGIGQDNLVKIAGTGPRYAMDAGALDRAIRADLDAGHTPAGLIAITGGTGVGACDDLAAVLRVALAHGLYTHLDAAWAGSAMICPEIRAKFWRGVDGFDSIVFNPHKWLGAQFDCSIQFLRDAAPQLNTLKIEPEYLKTSGDVVTNYSEWTIPLGRRFRALKLWFLIRAYGLEGLQARIRNHINWAEELCEKLRALPGFEITSEPIFSLFSFRCPGDDAMQQRLVDAINDDGRIYLTQGALAGRRIIRVQVGQFDCTREDVMMVKTVVRDIWEKVQ
- a CDS encoding fumarylacetoacetate hydrolase family protein — its product is MKFASYTSNGERHYGAVTDTGMIALRQDHPQWSTLFEAVCAGGLGTLAQSAQSRAVTHTDFSYDMVLPDARRILCVGVNFPDRNAEYKDGSAQPKYMSLFPRFASGFTGHDRPLIRPPESDQLDYEGEVAIVIGKGGRRIAQADAYDHIAALTLCNEGTIRDWVRHAKFNVTQGKNWDRSGAMGPWLVPFTDAAQLDDARIITRVNGEVRQDDLLSRMMHPIRREIEYISTFMTLAPGDIIVTGTPTGSGARLDPPQFLKPGDTVEVEVAGIGILRNTVEDEG